Within Deinococcus actinosclerus, the genomic segment CAGCGCGAAACTCCGCTTCGGGCCCACCCGCGGGAAGCCCAGCGTGTTCGCCCGCGCCTCCGGGAGCAGGCGCACCCGCAGCGCCCCGGGCAGCGGCGCGGTCACCACCAGCACGTCCGACTCGCCCCACACGCGCACCTCCGGCCCCTGCCCACCCGACTCTGCCGCAAACGAAGAGAACCTCATGTGCCCACCAGCGTACCGCTGTTGGGGTCGAAGGTTGAAGGTTGATGGAGCCCAGCCTCTGTCACCTATCAACCTTCGACCATCAATGTTCCTCACCCGGTGCCGAGGAACTCCACCTGCACGCCGCTCTCGTCGGCGGCGCGGCGGGCGTGGTGCAGCTGCGCCTGCGCCGCCGGCCGCAGGGCGCGCTCGGGGCGCTGCCACAGCGCCTGCGCGACGCGGCTGGCGCGCCGGACGAGCAGCACCTCGCCGGGCAGGGCCAGCCCCACGGCGGCCAGCAGGGCCTGCGCGCTGGGCGGCACGTCGGAACTGAGGTCCAGCGGGACGTGCGCGGTGACGCGCTCGCCGGGGCGGCGCAGGCTGACGCGCGCCTCGGGCTGCGCGGGCCGCTGCTCAATCAGCACGTCCGAACGCGGATCGAGCAGGCCGCCTGAACCGCTGCCGCGCCGGGCGTCGTTGGCGAGGTCGTGGGCGCTCTGCATGTGCCGCCGCGTGCGGGGCGCGTACACCACGCGGAGGGTCACGCCGCGCGCCAGGGCCTCGGCCTGCACCTCGCGGGCCTCCTCGTCGAGCAGGGCGGGACCGCGCCCGCGCCCGACCGAGGCGATCACCGCCTGATTGTCGGTGTGTACCGTCAGCGGCTCCCCGGCTGGCGCGGCGCGGACCGCCTCCAGTACGGCGCGCACCTCGGCGGCATTGTTGTCCGGGGCAAGCAGCTGCCCCTGGAAGCGCGCCGGGAGCGTGCCGGGGCGCAGCAGCACCAGCCCCCAGCCGCCCAGGCCGCGCACACGCCCGTCGGGGCCGGATTGTTCCTGCCAGCTGGCATCCACGAACGCCTGATTCACGCGGGGGGACCTCCGGGAGGTGGGGGAGAGGGCGGAGGCCAGGAGACCCTGAGGCGCATTGTGCTCCGCAGGTCCGGCCCGGTCGGTGAGGGTTCCCTCAGCGGGCCCTTGCGGCTCGCAGCATGCCGCGCGGGGCGCGCTGCGCGAATCGGCCACCCGGCCTACGCCCGCACGCCGGCGGGTCAGTCAAGGGTGGTGTCCAGCGTGCGCGAGAGGACCTGCCGCGCCAGCCGGTGCAGGCTGCGCGGATCGAATTCCCCGGCCTCCAGGCGGCGCAGCAGCTCCGTCTGCACGCGCGCGTCCCGGGCCAGCTCGGCGAGCGGAATGCCCAGCAGTCGGCGGCGCAGGCCCAGCTTCACGCCTCCCGGAAAGCTCACGGTGTCCATGCGCCATGATGCCCTGAGCGGGCGGGCCGGAATGGGATACTGACACCATGACCCACGCCACTGGCCCGGACGCCGCGACCCTCGACATCCTCGACCTGTACCGTCAGGCCGGCGCGTACCACGAGGGGCACTTCCTGCTCGCCTCGGGCCGCCACAGCCCCAAGTTCCTGCAGAGCACCACCGTCCTCCAGCACCCCCACTACACCGAGCAGATCGGCCGCGCGCTGGCCGGGGCGCTGCGTGGAGCGGGCATCGACGCGCAGCTCGTGATCGGGCCGGCCATGGGCGGCGTCGTCCTGGCGTATGAAACGGCCCGGCACTACGGCACCCGGGCGATCTTCGCGGAGAAGGACGGGCAGGGCGACATGAAGATCCGCGAGGCCTTCACCATCGCCCCCGGCGAGCCCTTCGTGGCGGTCGAGGACGTCCTCACGACCGGCGGGAGCGTCCTGAAGGCCGTGCGCGCCGCCGAGGCCGCCGGGGGCCGCTGCGTGGGCATCGCGTGCATCGTGGACCGCCGCGCCGGGGGCGGCGACCTGCACGGCTACCCGCTGGTGGCCCTGACCCGGCTGGTGTTCGACACCTACGCGCCCGACGAGGTGCCCGGGTGGCTCGCGGCGCTGCCCCTGCAGGAGATCTGACCCCCTGCGCGGGGTGACTCGATGACCGTCAGCGGTCGCCGGCGGGCCTCAGCGCATCCGGCGGCGGGGCCTCCACCCGCACCGCCTGCCCGGTGACGGGGTGCGTGAAGTGCAGCGTCCAGGCGTGCAGGAGGTACCCCAGGTCGCCCGGCAGGCCCGGCAGCCCTGCCAGCGGCAGACCGCCCGGGCCGTACAGCGGGTCGCCCACCAGGGGATGCCCGGCCGCGGCGAGGTGAATGCGGATCTGGTGCGGGCGGCCCGTGTGGATCGCCACGTCGAACAGGGTCTGCCCGGCGCGGCGCTCGCGGACGGTCGCCACGCTGCGCGACGGCTTGCCCCCGGGGCTGGCGGCGAACACCGTGCCCAGGCGCGGGTGCGGCACCGGCCCGATGGGTGTGCGGATGTCCAGCGTGTCCCACTGCGGCACGCCTGTGCCCAGCGCGCGGTACACCTTCCCCACCTCGTGCTCCCGCCACGCGCGGGACAGCGCCGCGCCTGCCGCCCCGGTGCGGGCGAACAGCACCGCGCCGCTCGTGCCGCGCCCCAGCCGGTGCAGGGGGCTGGCCCCCGGGTAGCGCAGCCGCACCTGCGTCAGCAGCGTGTGCGTCAGGAACCCCGCCCCTGGCAGCGTCGGCAGGCCAGACGGCTTGCTCACCGCGACCAACGCGTCGTCCTCCAGCAGCACCGCGTAGTCCAGCGGGGCCGCCTCCTCCCGCCACGGGGGACGGTGCCACACGACCACGTCCCCGGCGCGCAGCACCTCGTCCCCGCGCGCCGGCACGCCCCGCACCTCCACCTCACCCGCCGCCAGCCGCGCCGCCCACGTCGCCCCGTCCGAGTGCTGGTACTCGCGCGTCAGGAACGCCAGCACCCGCTCCCCGCCCGCGCGCACCTGCGAGCGGAACGCGAAACCGCTATTCGAGGGCGCGTCGTCGGACATGGGGGACAGGGTAAAGCGTGCGGCCGTTCCGCGTCCGACTTCCCGCGCAGGCCCTACACTGGCCGGTGATGTTTGGTTCGCCCTCTCCGAGAAGTCGCCCGCAACCGGGGCATCTGTATGACGTGGCCGTGGTCGGTGCCGGACTGGCGGGCACTGAGCTGGCGTGGCGGCTGGCCCGCGCCGGACTGGACGTGCTGCTGGTGTCGCAGGCGCTCGATCACCTGGGGAACCTGTACC encodes:
- a CDS encoding ribonuclease H, translating into MNQAFVDASWQEQSGPDGRVRGLGGWGLVLLRPGTLPARFQGQLLAPDNNAAEVRAVLEAVRAAPAGEPLTVHTDNQAVIASVGRGRGPALLDEEAREVQAEALARGVTLRVVYAPRTRRHMQSAHDLANDARRGSGSGGLLDPRSDVLIEQRPAQPEARVSLRRPGERVTAHVPLDLSSDVPPSAQALLAAVGLALPGEVLLVRRASRVAQALWQRPERALRPAAQAQLHHARRAADESGVQVEFLGTG
- the pyrE gene encoding orotate phosphoribosyltransferase encodes the protein MTHATGPDAATLDILDLYRQAGAYHEGHFLLASGRHSPKFLQSTTVLQHPHYTEQIGRALAGALRGAGIDAQLVIGPAMGGVVLAYETARHYGTRAIFAEKDGQGDMKIREAFTIAPGEPFVAVEDVLTTGGSVLKAVRAAEAAGGRCVGIACIVDRRAGGGDLHGYPLVALTRLVFDTYAPDEVPGWLAALPLQEI
- a CDS encoding RluA family pseudouridine synthase, with protein sequence MSDDAPSNSGFAFRSQVRAGGERVLAFLTREYQHSDGATWAARLAAGEVEVRGVPARGDEVLRAGDVVVWHRPPWREEAAPLDYAVLLEDDALVAVSKPSGLPTLPGAGFLTHTLLTQVRLRYPGASPLHRLGRGTSGAVLFARTGAAGAALSRAWREHEVGKVYRALGTGVPQWDTLDIRTPIGPVPHPRLGTVFAASPGGKPSRSVATVRERRAGQTLFDVAIHTGRPHQIRIHLAAAGHPLVGDPLYGPGGLPLAGLPGLPGDLGYLLHAWTLHFTHPVTGQAVRVEAPPPDALRPAGDR